The following proteins come from a genomic window of Amaranthus tricolor cultivar Red isolate AtriRed21 chromosome 14, ASM2621246v1, whole genome shotgun sequence:
- the LOC130800145 gene encoding E3 ubiquitin-protein ligase BOI-like isoform X1, which yields MEWSYNPVPFLLPSQLSMFGTNDTNPIQPISMEGVRLPYNANVVPQMQLDVGCNADVVNMAGEKYTSFLNVPEIVGRSTSVFSQYKFPTTSYDNICLNDAGLVRNVLRQVPVSTGLKLAYGEEEPNTSISSAGECVMHSSTMCHNDNLLVEFARQSDEYDHFIRIQGENLRKGIAELNQRHTVSLLNALEKEVRHRMHEKDVEIQNHNQRNKELMEKMRQIDMEAQMWHLRAKQNESLVDVLRNNINHVFQQGAAALKEDCGESMADDAVSSCNQNVVDPSFKSSKELVNCKACKSKEVSVLVLPCRHLCLCTDCDVSIDVCPVCRANKVGTLQVYMS from the exons ATGGAATGGAGCTATAATCCCGTTCCTTTCCTTTTGCCCTCACAACT GAGCATGTTTGGAACAAATGATACTAATCCTATTCAACCTATATCAATGGAGGGTGTCAGATTGCCTTACAATGCAAATGTGGTACCTCAAATGCAATTAGATG TTGGTTGTAATGCTGATGTAGTGAACATGGCCGGGGAGAAGTACACATCATTCTTAAATGTACCGGAGATAGTAGGAAGGAGCACTTCCGTTTTCAGTCAGTATAAGTTTCCTACAACATCATATGATAACATTTGCCTGAATGATGCTGGTTTAGTCAGGAATGTGTTGAGGCAAGTCCCTGTCTCTACTGGACTTAAGCTTGCATATGGAGAAGAAGAGCCAAATACTTCCATCTCATCTGCTGGTGAATGCGTAATGCATTCATCGACAATGTGCCACAATGATAATCTGCTAGTAGAGTTTGCTCGGCAGAGTGATGAATATGATCATTTCATCAGAATACAG GGGGAAAACCTTAGGAAGGGCATCGCAGAACTAAACCAAAGGCACACAGTTTCTCTCTTGAATGCTCTCGAGAAAGAAGTAAGACACAGAATGCACGAGAAAGATGTTGAGATACAGAATCACAACCAGAGAAACAAGGAGTTGATGGAGAAAATGAGGCAGATCGACATGGAAGCACAGATGTGGCACTTGAGAGCAAAACAAAATGAGTCTCTTGTCGATGTCTTAAGGAACAACATCAATCACGTATTTCAACAAGGCGCTGCAGCATTGAAGGAAGATTGTGGTGAGAGCATGGCAGATGATGCTGTTTCTTCATGCAATCAGAATGTTGTAGATCCATCGTTCAAGTCTTCGAAAGAGCTGGTGAACTGCAAAGCATGCAAGAGTAAGGAAGTTTCTGTTCTGGTGTTGCCTTGTAGACACTTGTGCCTTTGTACAGATTGTGATGTTTCCATTGATGTTTGCCCTGTTTGTCGAGCGAACAAGGTAGGAACCTTACAAGTATACATGTCTTAA
- the LOC130800146 gene encoding uncharacterized protein LOC130800146 — protein MQSLGLKVFTDFGIVAKKSYNSRKHSNGLSDFDVGIRKNWCCSTIRSKNGGYCRIVACWNVGGESSPSSSSGPGPGTGPSQVPGQSQDSGRVLSRTQTYQLLKQQMEVAAKAEDYKEAARLRDSLRLFEDEEPVLRLRRLLKEAIAEERFEDAARHREELKEISPHSLLKCSSDATTLGIRVQVRSVYIEGRSQPSKGQYFYAYRIRITNNSNRPVQLLRRHWIITDGNGRTENVWGIGVIGEQPVILPSTGFEYSSACPLSTPSGRMEGDFEMIHIDNVGSKTFNVAIAPFSLSTLGDDSDPF, from the exons atgcaATCTTTAGGTCTGAAAGTGTTCACTGATTTTGGAATAGTAGCAAAAAAATCTTACAATTCAAGAAAACATTCTAACGGGTTGTCGGATTTTGATGTGGGTATTCGGAAAAATTGGTGTTGTTCCACCATAAGGAGTAAAAATGGTGGGTATTGTAGAATAGTGGCTTGTTGGAATGTTGGTGGGGAGAGCAGCCCAAGTTCAAGCTCGGGCCCAGGCCCAGGCACAGGACCAAGTCAAGTTCCGGGTCAAAGCCAGGATTCTGGTAGGGTTCTTTCTCGAACCCAAACATATCAATTGCTTAAGCAACAAATGGAGGTGGCAGCTAAAGCAGAG GATTATAAAGAAGCTGCAAGACTACGTGATTCATTGAGATTATTTGAGGATGAAGAACCAGTTTTGCGTCTAAGGAGGCTTTTGAAAGAGGCTATCGCTGAAGAGAGGTTTGAG GACGCTGCCAGACACAGAGAGGAACTTAAGGAGATCTCTCCACATTCTCTTTTGAAATGTTCGAGTGATGCTACTACCTTG GGAATCCGAGTCCAAGTTAGGAGTGTCTACATTGagggacgtagtcaaccttcGAAAGGCCAGTACTTTTATGCCTATAGGATCAGAATAACCAACAATTCCAACCGCCCAGTGCAACTATTACGGCGACATTGGATAATAACTGATGGCAATGGGAGAACTGAGAATGTTTG GGGCATAGGAGTCATCGGTGAGCAGCCAGTTATACTTCCAAGTACCGGCTTTGAATACTCTTCTGCATGTCCGTTGAGTACTCCAAGTGGAAGAATG GAGGGTGATTTTGAAATGATTCACATCGATAATGTAGGATCAAAAACATTCAACGTAGCAATTGCGCCATTTTCACTCTCAACATTAGGAGATGACAGTGATCCTTTCTGA
- the LOC130800144 gene encoding uncharacterized protein LOC130800144, translating into MINLKRLLMLVLKPLIVVLLLLVVLLAFEEHHEERVDPKQNLPNQAKLKLQNVCHSHLRNCIAVCLWRSCSILLLLHIKRDPKTNGSSSVSASSNKAAEDTINWAYFLVLWFGC; encoded by the exons ATGATAAACCTGAAAAGATTGTTGATGCTCGTTTTAAAACCTTTGATTGTGGTTCTGCTATTGCTTGTTGTTCTTTTG GCCTTTGAAGAGCATCACGAAGAACGCGTAGATCCGAAGCAGAACCTTCCCAACCAGGCAAAAC TGAAATTGCAGAACGTTTGTCACTCCCACCTGAGAAACTGCATTGCAGTATGCTTGTGGAGAAGCTGTTcaatactactactactacataTAAAAAGAGATCCGAAGACAAACGGTAGCAGCTCGGTGTCTGCATCATCCAACAAGGCTGCTGAGGATACAATCAACTGGGCTTACTTCTTAGTATTATGGTTTGGCTGTTAA
- the LOC130800145 gene encoding E3 ubiquitin-protein ligase BOI-like isoform X2 encodes MFGTNDTNPIQPISMEGVRLPYNANVVPQMQLDVGCNADVVNMAGEKYTSFLNVPEIVGRSTSVFSQYKFPTTSYDNICLNDAGLVRNVLRQVPVSTGLKLAYGEEEPNTSISSAGECVMHSSTMCHNDNLLVEFARQSDEYDHFIRIQGENLRKGIAELNQRHTVSLLNALEKEVRHRMHEKDVEIQNHNQRNKELMEKMRQIDMEAQMWHLRAKQNESLVDVLRNNINHVFQQGAAALKEDCGESMADDAVSSCNQNVVDPSFKSSKELVNCKACKSKEVSVLVLPCRHLCLCTDCDVSIDVCPVCRANKVGTLQVYMS; translated from the exons ATGTTTGGAACAAATGATACTAATCCTATTCAACCTATATCAATGGAGGGTGTCAGATTGCCTTACAATGCAAATGTGGTACCTCAAATGCAATTAGATG TTGGTTGTAATGCTGATGTAGTGAACATGGCCGGGGAGAAGTACACATCATTCTTAAATGTACCGGAGATAGTAGGAAGGAGCACTTCCGTTTTCAGTCAGTATAAGTTTCCTACAACATCATATGATAACATTTGCCTGAATGATGCTGGTTTAGTCAGGAATGTGTTGAGGCAAGTCCCTGTCTCTACTGGACTTAAGCTTGCATATGGAGAAGAAGAGCCAAATACTTCCATCTCATCTGCTGGTGAATGCGTAATGCATTCATCGACAATGTGCCACAATGATAATCTGCTAGTAGAGTTTGCTCGGCAGAGTGATGAATATGATCATTTCATCAGAATACAG GGGGAAAACCTTAGGAAGGGCATCGCAGAACTAAACCAAAGGCACACAGTTTCTCTCTTGAATGCTCTCGAGAAAGAAGTAAGACACAGAATGCACGAGAAAGATGTTGAGATACAGAATCACAACCAGAGAAACAAGGAGTTGATGGAGAAAATGAGGCAGATCGACATGGAAGCACAGATGTGGCACTTGAGAGCAAAACAAAATGAGTCTCTTGTCGATGTCTTAAGGAACAACATCAATCACGTATTTCAACAAGGCGCTGCAGCATTGAAGGAAGATTGTGGTGAGAGCATGGCAGATGATGCTGTTTCTTCATGCAATCAGAATGTTGTAGATCCATCGTTCAAGTCTTCGAAAGAGCTGGTGAACTGCAAAGCATGCAAGAGTAAGGAAGTTTCTGTTCTGGTGTTGCCTTGTAGACACTTGTGCCTTTGTACAGATTGTGATGTTTCCATTGATGTTTGCCCTGTTTGTCGAGCGAACAAGGTAGGAACCTTACAAGTATACATGTCTTAA
- the LOC130800096 gene encoding E3 ubiquitin-protein ligase BOI-like, whose protein sequence is MIVAFDFVIVLDHGSKIVHFYLFGFCSFCYGPSLKNASLSHITVGCNADVVNMAGEKYTSFLNVPEIVGRSTSVFSQYKFPTTSYDNICLNDAGLVRNVLRQVPVSTGLKLAYGEEEPNTSISSAGECVMHSSTMCHNDNLLVEFARQSDEYDHFIRIQGENFRKGIAELNQRHTVSLLNALEKEVRHRMHEKDVEIQNHNQRNKELMEKMRQIDMEAQMWHLRAKQNESLVDVLRNNINHVFQQGAAALKEDCGESMADDAVSSCNQNVVDPSFKSSKELVNCKACKSKEVSVLVLPCRHLCLCTDCDVSIDVCPVCRANKVGTLQVYMS, encoded by the exons ATGATTGTTGCATTCGATTTTGTGATTGTGCTTGATCATGGTTCA AAAATAGtacatttttatttgtttggttTTTGTAGCTTTTGTTATGGACCATCACTAAAAAATGCTTCATTGTCCCACATTACAGTTGGTTGTAATGCTGATGTAGTGAACATGGCCGGGGAGAAGTACACATCATTCTTAAATGTACCGGAGATAGTAGGAAGGAGCACTTCCGTTTTCAGTCAGTATAAGTTTCCTACAACATCATATGATAACATTTGCCTGAATGATGCTGGTTTAGTCAGGAATGTGTTGAGGCAAGTCCCTGTCTCTACTGGACTTAAGCTTGCATATGGAGAAGAAGAGCCAAATACTTCCATCTCATCTGCTGGTGAATGCGTAATGCATTCATCGACAATGTGCCACAATGATAATCTGCTAGTAGAGTTTGCTCGGCAGAGTGATGAATATGATCATTTCATCAGAATACAG GGGGAAAACTTTAGGAAGGGCATCGCAGAACTAAACCAAAGGCACACAGTTTCTCTCTTGAATGCTCTCGAGAAAGAAGTAAGACACAGAATGCACGAGAAAGATGTTGAGATACAGAATCACAACCAGAGAAACAAGGAGTTGATGGAGAAAATGAGGCAGATCGACATGGAAGCACAGATGTGGCACTTGAGAGCAAAACAAAATGAGTCTCTTGTCGATGTCTTAAGGAACAACATCAATCACGTATTTCAACAAGGCGCTGCAGCATTGAAGGAAGATTGTGGTGAGAGCATGGCAGATGATGCTGTTTCTTCATGCAATCAGAATGTTGTAGATCCATCGTTCAAGTCTTCGAAAGAGCTGGTGAACTGCAAAGCATGCAAGAGTAAGGAAGTTTCTGTTCTGGTGTTGCCTTGTAGACACTTGTGCCTTTGTACAGATTGTGATGTTTCCATTGATGTTTGCCCTGTTTGTCGAGCGAACAAGGTAGGAACCTTACAAGTATACATGTCTTAA